A DNA window from Ctenopharyngodon idella isolate HZGC_01 chromosome 8, HZGC01, whole genome shotgun sequence contains the following coding sequences:
- the LOC127517814 gene encoding cytosolic sulfotransferase 3-like isoform X1, whose protein sequence is MEIPDMASLKLHSRPEMFDFEGISMTHFFTDNWEEVKNFQARPDDILIATYPKAGTTWVSYILDLLYFGKGDLERQTSQPIYERVPFLESCFQDLKVTGTEMADHLPTSPRLIKTHLPVHLVPKSFWEQNSRIVYVGRNAKDNAVSYFHFDRMNKVQPEPGDWNNFLEKFMKGKNVFGPWYDHVSGWWEKKQTYSNLLYLFYEDLVEDTGREVERLCSFLSLSTSVEEREKITKGVQFDAMKQNNMTNHVTIPFMDFKISPFMRKGKVGDWKRHFTVAQNEEFDEVYKQKMKKTTVEFRTEI, encoded by the exons ATGGAAATCCCTGACATGGCTTCA CTGAAACTACATAGTCGGCCAGAGATGTTTGATTTTGAGGGTATTTCTATGACTCACTTTTTCACTGACAACTGGGAAGAGGTGAAAAACTTTCAAGCAAGACCTGATGATATTCTTATCGCCACTTATCCCAAAGCAG GTACCACATGGGTTTCTTATATACTGGACCTTCTGTATTTTGGTAAGGGTGATCTAGAGCGTCAGACTTCCCAGCCAATCTATGAGAGAGTCCCATTCCTGGAGTCATGCTTTCAAGACTTAAAAG TTACAGGGACAGAAATGGCTGATCATCTGCCCACCTCTCCTCGTCTCATCAAAACTCATTTACCTGTTCATCTGGTACCCAAGTCCTTCTGGGAGCAGAACTCAAGG ATTGTGTATGTAGGACGTAATGCAAAAGACAATGCCGTTTCCTATTTTCATTTTGATCGAATGAACAAGGTACAGCCTGAACCAGGAGATTGGAACAACTTCTTAGAGAAATTTATGAAAGGGAAAA ATGTGTTCGGTCCTTGGTACGATCATGTCAGTGGATGGTGGGAGAAAAAACAGACGTATTCTAACCTACTGTACTTGTTCTATGAGGATTTGGTTGAA GACACTGGACGTGAGGTGGAACGTTTGTGCTCCTTCTTGAGTTTGTCCACCTCAGTTGAAGAAAGGGAGAAAATAACAAAAGGGGTTCAGTTTGATGCCATGAAACAGAACAACATGACCAACCATGTCACAATCCCTTTCATGGACTTCAAGATCTCACCCTTCATGCGGAAAG gTAAAGTTGGAGACTGGAAACGTCACTTCACAGTGGCACAAAATGAAGAGTTTGATGAGGTCTACAAACAGAAGATGAAGAAAACCACTGTCGAGTTCCGCACTGAGATTTAA
- the LOC127517815 gene encoding cytosolic sulfotransferase 3-like isoform X2 has protein sequence MADHLPTSPRLIKTHLPVHLVPKSFWEQNSRIVYVARNAKDNAVSYFHFDRMNMVQPEPGEWNNFLEKYMKGKNVFGPWYDHVNGWWEKKQTYSNLLYLFYEDLVEDTGREVERLCSFLGLSTSVKEREKITKGVQFDAMKQNNMINHVTIPFMDFKISPFMRKGKVGDWKCHFTVAQNEEFDEVYKQKMKKTTVEFRTEI, from the exons ATGGCTGATCATCTGCCCACCTCTCCTCGTCTCATCAAAACTCATTTACCTGTTCATCTGGTACCCAAGTCCTTCTGGGAGCAGAACTCAAGG ATTGTGTATGTAGCACGTAATGCAAAAGACAATGCTGTTTCCTATTTTCATTTTGATCGAATGAACATGGTACAGCCTGAACCAGGAGAATGGAACAACTTCTTAGAGAAATATATGAAAGGGAAAA ATGTGTTCGGTCCTTGGTACGATCATGTCAATGGATGGTGGGAGAAAAAACAGACGTATTCTAACCTACTGTACTTGTTCTATGAGGATTTGGTTGAA GACACTGGACGTGAGGTGGAACGTTTGTGCTCCTTCTTGGGTTTGTCCACCTCAGttaaagaaagggagaaaataACAAAAGGGGTTCAGTTTGATGCCATGAAACAGAACAACATGATCAACCATGTCACAATCCCTTTCATGGACTTCAAGATCTCACCCTTCATGCGGAAAG gTAAAGTTGGAGACTGGAAATGTCACTTCACAGTGGCACAAAATGAAGAGTTTGATGAGGTCTACAAACAGAAGATGAAGAAAACCACTGTCGAGTTCCGCACTGAGATTTAA
- the LOC127517815 gene encoding cytosolic sulfotransferase 3-like isoform X1, which translates to MEIPDMPSLKLHSRPEMFDFEGISMTRFFTDNWEKVKNFQARSDDILIATYPKAGTTWVSYILDLLYFGKDDLERQTSQPIYERVPCLEACFSTVTGTEMADHLPTSPRLIKTHLPVHLVPKSFWEQNSRIVYVARNAKDNAVSYFHFDRMNMVQPEPGEWNNFLEKYMKGKNVFGPWYDHVNGWWEKKQTYSNLLYLFYEDLVEDTGREVERLCSFLGLSTSVKEREKITKGVQFDAMKQNNMINHVTIPFMDFKISPFMRKGKVGDWKCHFTVAQNEEFDEVYKQKMKKTTVEFRTEI; encoded by the exons ATGGAAATCCCTGACATGCCTTCA CTGAAACTACATAGTCGGCCAGAGATGTTTGATTTTGAGGGTATTTCTATGACTCGCTTTTTCACTGACAACTGGGAAAAGGTGAAAAACTTTCAAGCGAGATCTGATGACATTCTTATCGCCACTTATCCCAAAGCAG GTACCACATGGGTTTCTTATATTCTGGACCTTCTGTATTTTGGTAAGGATGATCTAGAGCGTCAGACTTCCCAGCCAATCTATGAGAGAGTCCCATGCCTGGAAGCAtgcttttcaacag TTACAGGGACAGAAATGGCTGATCATCTGCCCACCTCTCCTCGTCTCATCAAAACTCATTTACCTGTTCATCTGGTACCCAAGTCCTTCTGGGAGCAGAACTCAAGG ATTGTGTATGTAGCACGTAATGCAAAAGACAATGCTGTTTCCTATTTTCATTTTGATCGAATGAACATGGTACAGCCTGAACCAGGAGAATGGAACAACTTCTTAGAGAAATATATGAAAGGGAAAA ATGTGTTCGGTCCTTGGTACGATCATGTCAATGGATGGTGGGAGAAAAAACAGACGTATTCTAACCTACTGTACTTGTTCTATGAGGATTTGGTTGAA GACACTGGACGTGAGGTGGAACGTTTGTGCTCCTTCTTGGGTTTGTCCACCTCAGttaaagaaagggagaaaataACAAAAGGGGTTCAGTTTGATGCCATGAAACAGAACAACATGATCAACCATGTCACAATCCCTTTCATGGACTTCAAGATCTCACCCTTCATGCGGAAAG gTAAAGTTGGAGACTGGAAATGTCACTTCACAGTGGCACAAAATGAAGAGTTTGATGAGGTCTACAAACAGAAGATGAAGAAAACCACTGTCGAGTTCCGCACTGAGATTTAA
- the LOC127517466 gene encoding rabenosyn-5, with the protein MASMYPPSLEESAEVKEGFLCPLCLKDLQSFYQLQDHYEEEHSGDNRHVSGQLKSLVQKAKKAKDKLLKRDGDERTDSSYESFYYGGVDPYMWEPQELGATRSHLDSFKKQRAARIDHYVIEVNKCIIRLEKLTSFDRTSMDAAQIRSLEKSVVSWVNDQDVPFCPDCGGKFNIRNRRHHCRLCGSIMCRKCTQFVPLPLAYKLTSGTREALWAPGQSGSPGSTGPVVQQTLRRGSISSISSVTSVLEEKDEDRVRCCRHCMDVLLRHQRKLEEKDHVPDIVKLYERLRTCMEKVEAKAPEYTRMAESLNAGETTYSLENAAGLRMEIQKYYELIDVLSKKILTLGLKEEVQPHPKALQLQRMVRYTATLFIQEKLLGLTSLPTKEKHEELKEKRREELEKRAQQERQAGLESQKRRLENEKNRPTLSANGDIPGPRVTKAAGWLPQSDSLHTRSELDDPLLQQIKNIESFLRQARSANRTDEVAMLEENLRQLQDEFDAQQTSRAIRLSQRLAEETDLQQSQIEHLQQRELEHRAHTKTSSSDLRDQKREEEEGERLIGSPESFSRLLGNSPPLDRQREKHTPTQPARNPFEEEHFSPVEEKPTNSQTANGKKEYNPFEEEDDETEDPDTGKAKSPRNPFEDEDCEDGGNPFKEVSDEIPATSTNPFDEDDDEDGMAIDDTIEEELLLQQIDNIRAYIFDAKLSGRSDEVELLSENLKELQRTLQEQKRKK; encoded by the exons ATGGCCTCCATGTACCCGCCATCATTAGAGGAATCAGCTGAGGTGAAGGAGGGCTTCCTGTGCCCACTCTGTTTGAAAGACCTTCAGTCGTTCTACCAGCTACAAGACCATTATGAAGAGGAACACTCCGGAGACAACCGGCACGTCAGTGGCCAGCTGAAAA GCCTGGTGCAAAAGGCAAAGAAAGCCAAAGACAAGCTGTTAAAGCGGGATGGAGATGAGCGGACAGACAGCAGCTATGAGTCATTTTATTATGGAGGAGTGGACCCGTACATGTGGGAGCCGCAGGAGCTCG GAGCCACCCGCAGTCACTTGGATTCTTTCAAGAAGCAAAGAGCTGCAAGAATCGACCATTATGTTATTGAGGTCAACaaatgcattatacgactggaAAAG CTAACCTCCTTTGACAGAACCAGCATGGATGCAGCGCAAATAAGAT CACTTGAGAAATCGGTGGTATCATGGGTGAATGACCAGGATGTGCCATTTTGCCCTGATTGTGGGGGAAAATTCAACATCCGTAACCGCCGCCACCATTGCCGACTCTGTGGTTCCATTATGTGCAGAAAGTGCACACAGTTTGTGCCCCTGCCACTGGCAT ACAAATTAACCAGTGGAACCAGGGAGGCGCTGTGGGCTCCGGGCCAGAGTGGCTCTCCAGGAAGCACAGGCCCGGTGGTGCAGCAGACTCTTCGCCGCGGCTCCATTAGCAGCATCTCGTCCGTCACCTCTGTGTTGGAGGAGAAAGATGAGGACCGTGTGCGCTGTTGCCGTCACTGCATGGACGTACTGCTCCGGCACCAGCGCAAACTGGAGGAAAAAGACCACGTGCCTGATATCGTCAAACTCTATGAG AGATTAAGGACGTGTATGGAGAAAGTTGAAGCTAAGGCTCCAGAATACACTCGCATGGCAGAGTCGCTCAA TGCTGGGGAGACGACCTATAGTCTAGAGAATGCTGCTGGACTGAGGATGGAAATACAGAAATACTACGAGCTCATTGATGTTCTGAG TAAGAAGATACTCACACTCGGGCTGAAAGAAGAGGTCCAGCCTCACCCGAAAGCCCTGCAGCTGCAGAGGATGGTGCGCTACACAGCTACGCTCTTTATACAG GAGAAACTGTTGGGTCTGACATCCCTCCCCACAAAGGAGAAACATGAGGAGCttaaagagaagagaagagaggagCTGGAGAAAAGAGCTCAGCAGGAGAGACAG GCAGGCCTGGAGTCACAAAAACGTCGACTGGAAAATGAAAAGAACAGACCGACCCTCAGTGCAAATGGGGATATTCCCGGTCCACGCGTGACCAAAGCTGCAGGCTGGCTGCCACAATCAGACTCTCTTCATACTCGCTCAGAGCTGGACGACCCTCTGCTGCAGCAGATCAAAAACATCGAGTCTTTCTTGCGGCAGGCGCGCTCCGCCAACCGCACCGATGAAGTGGCCATGCTGGAGGAGAACCTGCGGCAGCTTCAGGACGAGTTTGACGCTCAACAGACCAGTCGAGCCATCCGACTTTCACAGAGGTTGGCCGAGGAGACGGACCTTCAGCAGAGCCAGATCGAACATCTACAGCAAAGAGAGCTGGAGCACAGAGCCCACACTAAAACCTCCTCCTCAGACTTAAGAGACCAAAAGAGAGAAGAGGAGGAAGGTGAACGTTTGATCGGAAGCCCTGAGTCTTTCTCACGTCTGTTAGGAAACTCTCCTCCCttggacagacagagagaaaaacataCACCGACTCAACCAGCCAGAAACCCCTTCGAAGAGGAGCACTTCTCTCCAGTTGAGGAGAAACCAACAAACTCTCAGACGGCCAATGGAAAGAAAGAGTACAACCCATTTGAGGAAGAGGATGACGAAACTGAAGATCCAGATACAGGTAAAGCGAAGTCGCCTAGAAATCCCTTTGAAGATGAAGATTGTGAAGATGGAGGGAATCCTTTTAAAGAGGTTTCTGATGAAATTCCAGCTACGTCGACCAATCCGTTTGATGAAGATGACGATGAGGATGGCATGGCAATTGACGACACGATTGAGGAAGAGCTGCTGCTACAACAGATTGATAATATCCGGGCGTATATCTTTGATGCCAAGCTAAGCGGACGTTCTGATGAAGTGGAGCTTTTGTCGGAGAACCTGAAGGAGCTGCAACGCACACTACAAgagcagaaaagaaaaaaatag
- the LOC127517814 gene encoding cytosolic sulfotransferase 3-like isoform X2, which translates to MEIPDMASLKLHSRPEMFDFEGISMTHFFTDNWEEVKNFQARPDDILIATYPKAGTTWVSYILDLLYFGKGDLERQTSQPIYERVPFLESCFQDLKGTEMADHLPTSPRLIKTHLPVHLVPKSFWEQNSRIVYVGRNAKDNAVSYFHFDRMNKVQPEPGDWNNFLEKFMKGKNVFGPWYDHVSGWWEKKQTYSNLLYLFYEDLVEDTGREVERLCSFLSLSTSVEEREKITKGVQFDAMKQNNMTNHVTIPFMDFKISPFMRKGKVGDWKRHFTVAQNEEFDEVYKQKMKKTTVEFRTEI; encoded by the exons ATGGAAATCCCTGACATGGCTTCA CTGAAACTACATAGTCGGCCAGAGATGTTTGATTTTGAGGGTATTTCTATGACTCACTTTTTCACTGACAACTGGGAAGAGGTGAAAAACTTTCAAGCAAGACCTGATGATATTCTTATCGCCACTTATCCCAAAGCAG GTACCACATGGGTTTCTTATATACTGGACCTTCTGTATTTTGGTAAGGGTGATCTAGAGCGTCAGACTTCCCAGCCAATCTATGAGAGAGTCCCATTCCTGGAGTCATGCTTTCAAGACTTAAAAG GGACAGAAATGGCTGATCATCTGCCCACCTCTCCTCGTCTCATCAAAACTCATTTACCTGTTCATCTGGTACCCAAGTCCTTCTGGGAGCAGAACTCAAGG ATTGTGTATGTAGGACGTAATGCAAAAGACAATGCCGTTTCCTATTTTCATTTTGATCGAATGAACAAGGTACAGCCTGAACCAGGAGATTGGAACAACTTCTTAGAGAAATTTATGAAAGGGAAAA ATGTGTTCGGTCCTTGGTACGATCATGTCAGTGGATGGTGGGAGAAAAAACAGACGTATTCTAACCTACTGTACTTGTTCTATGAGGATTTGGTTGAA GACACTGGACGTGAGGTGGAACGTTTGTGCTCCTTCTTGAGTTTGTCCACCTCAGTTGAAGAAAGGGAGAAAATAACAAAAGGGGTTCAGTTTGATGCCATGAAACAGAACAACATGACCAACCATGTCACAATCCCTTTCATGGACTTCAAGATCTCACCCTTCATGCGGAAAG gTAAAGTTGGAGACTGGAAACGTCACTTCACAGTGGCACAAAATGAAGAGTTTGATGAGGTCTACAAACAGAAGATGAAGAAAACCACTGTCGAGTTCCGCACTGAGATTTAA